The Ziziphus jujuba cultivar Dongzao chromosome 5, ASM3175591v1 genome segment CTGCCCTTCAAGTCTTTCAAGGCATTGACATAAGAAGTTTAACCCCAAGGATGTCCAGGGCTATTGTTGAGAGAACAAGGCAGCGGAAATCGCGTTCTAAAGGTGATATTGTGACACACGGTATAATGTCAATGCATTCTGTTAGCTTGCTTATCGAAGCAATATTACTCAAGGCAAAATCGCTGGAAGAACTTGGAAGATATATAGGTATGCTAGTTTTTCACGTGATGGCTTTTTTCATCTCTGTGAGCATGATTGTTTCAAAATGTATGCATGACTGTGTCTGATAACCGGATTATACCAGTAATTTGCTAATTAATGTGTCAATGGAAAGGAGCATCTCAGCAGCTCCAAGTAATGGACTTTCATTGTGCAGATGTGCTGCTTATATTATGAGTGAATTATATATCATATGGTCCTGATATTTTTCTCATTCACCAGAGGCTGCAAAGGAGTGCAAAATAATTCTTGATACGGTGGAATCAGCACTACCCAGTGGAATGCCTGAGGGCGTTGGTGAGGACTGCAAATTGCAGGAGATGTTTCACAAAGCATTAGAATTGCTTCCTAATCTGTGGACTAAAGCGGAGTCTCTTGATGATGCTATTACGGCATATCGCCGAGCTCTAGTGAAGCCATGGAATCTGGAGCCCGAGAGGTTGGCTAACCTGCAGAAAAACTTAGCTGCAATGTTACTTTATGGTGGAGTTGAAGTAAGCCTTCCTCCTGAGTTTCAAGTATGGGGTCCAACAACCCCAAGAAATAGTACAGAAGAAGCAAtccttttgttattattactcaTGGGAAAGGTCACAAAGCAGGAAATAAAGTGGGATCCAGAAATCATGGATCATCTGACTTATGCACTTTCTATTACTGGTCATTGTGAATTATTAGCAGATCATGTGGAGCAGATTCTTCCTGGAATATATAACCGGGCTGAGAGATGGTACATTCTTGCCCTTTGCTATAGTGCGGCAGGCCTGAATGAAGCAGCATTGAACCTTTTAGAAAAGGTCACAGGTAGTTCTGAAGCAAACAATAAACCCCACTTTGCTTCTTTCCTTTTCGGAGCAAAGCTGTGTTCCCAAGATCCAATTCGTGCTAATCAAGGAATAAAATTTGCTCGTAAAGCAATTGATGTGGTTGCTAATGATTGTGAACATTTTGGGGGTCAAGCCAATAAATTTCTTGGTGTTTGCTACGGCAATGCAGCTAGAGCTTCTATATCTGATTCTGAAAGGATTCTTTTTCAGAGAGAATCTTTGAATTCTCTAAACCATGCTGCTCTTAATGTGAACGAGGATCCTGAAGCCATGTTTAGCCTTGGCCTGGAAAATGCAGTACAAAGAAATCTGGATGCAGCTTTTGATTATGCAATGACGTACTCTGATATGATGGTTGGCAGCTCTGGACGTGGGTGGAAGTTACTAGCCCTTGTGGTTTCTGCGCAGAACCGGTTTAAGGATGCTGAAACCATAGTTGATTTTGCTTTAGATGAAGCTACGAGAATGGATCAGTTAGAACTTCTCAGATTGAAAGCAGTGCTTGAAGTTGCTAAGGAACAGCCCAAACAAGCTATAGAAACCTATAGACTCTTGCTGGCTCTGATTCAAGCACAAAAGGAGCTCCAAGCAAAGAACTTTGATTCTGAGGTTTGTATTCCATATTTTGTACTGCATCTGTAAAGACACGTGATAATGAAATAGTTTATTTAAGTGAATCACCATAATTTCCTGatctttcttcattttaatcGCATCAACTGTTTTTAGGTTGAATGGAAAATCTAGAGACTGGAGTAATTAAGCTTTCACTTCTGTTCTTCTTGACTTTGATTTAAATGCTAGGAACAATACGAGTACTTTGTTTAAAGTTGCTCCAAGCTCCAAGCTCAGTCCTCGCTGAATTTGGATGCAAAAGCCAGTCTTATAACTTTTCAATCGATGCTATTAGAGGAAAATCTAGGTTGATTCATTTCCACATTTCATATATTGATGATTAAACCCCCTACTCCTTAcaaatttttctctttcttctgcCAGACATTAACAGAAAAAAACTTGGAAATAGAAGCCTGGCAGGATTTGACTACCATTTATACAAGACTTGGTTTATGTCCTGATGCGGAAATATGTGTGGAGAAAGCCAAGTTGATTGAATTTTATTCTCCTGGTACTTGGCATGCAACAGGTAGGAAGACTTTCTGTTCTGGTCCTCTCAACTGtagttaaattatttttctgttaGTGGGTTAT includes the following:
- the LOC107433740 gene encoding protein NPGR1, giving the protein MLCACSGEQFKFEEPPQSPESLATRDFSASGLSSRTGEWDSKFEDIQVDEAESTLKEALSLNYEEARALLGRLEYQRGNFAAALQVFQGIDIRSLTPRMSRAIVERTRQRKSRSKGDIVTHGIMSMHSVSLLIEAILLKAKSLEELGRYIEAAKECKIILDTVESALPSGMPEGVGEDCKLQEMFHKALELLPNLWTKAESLDDAITAYRRALVKPWNLEPERLANLQKNLAAMLLYGGVEVSLPPEFQVWGPTTPRNSTEEAILLLLLLMGKVTKQEIKWDPEIMDHLTYALSITGHCELLADHVEQILPGIYNRAERWYILALCYSAAGLNEAALNLLEKVTGSSEANNKPHFASFLFGAKLCSQDPIRANQGIKFARKAIDVVANDCEHFGGQANKFLGVCYGNAARASISDSERILFQRESLNSLNHAALNVNEDPEAMFSLGLENAVQRNLDAAFDYAMTYSDMMVGSSGRGWKLLALVVSAQNRFKDAETIVDFALDEATRMDQLELLRLKAVLEVAKEQPKQAIETYRLLLALIQAQKELQAKNFDSETLTEKNLEIEAWQDLTTIYTRLGLCPDAEICVEKAKLIEFYSPGTWHATGTVFEAQSLYKEALVSFSVSLSIEADYVPSIVSTAKVLMKLGNQSLPIARSFLMNALRLEPTNHEAWLNLGLLSKREGFLKQAADFFQAAHELELSAPVQNIAKQCLSKQS